atttgtgTGATACAATGATTCAGTTGTGTTATAGAAATTGTAACACAACGGAATCATTATTTCATTATGTCACAAAAATTTCAACATAATGAAATCATGATTCTATTAGATTGCTAACTATGCAATTAATATCTAATTATTTCTATCtgtcaaacaataaaaaaaaaaaacaaaaaaaatatacaatggaAGTATGATTTTGTTGTACATTATACAACGAAATCATGTTTTTCGTTGTATATTCTTTGTTAACTCCTACTTGCACAacgaaattatattttacatttttccgCAAACTCAATTACACAATGGAAAGAGACTTTCATTGAACTAAAGGGGGTGCAAAAAATGTACAACAGAATCACGATTCCATGATTCTGTTGCATAATATTTTTGGCACCCATTAATGTAGCGAAAGTATATTTCCATTGTGTATTATGAggaagaatatttttaaaattttcaaaagatgATAGGAATCAATAACAATTGTGTTGGGGCCAGTAACAACCCATATTAAAGTGGTACCAGttggactaaaacaaaaaatggggTTTGGGTTGGATGGATGTACATCATAAAACTTTGATCAATGACCATGCATTTCTAGAGTCCCTACTTCTTAAAAGTATCCCAGTTACATGCCAAAACAATGTGTTAACTTTCCACTCAGTATGATTATTATACTAgacaaactaatattttatagCAAATTAAGTGTGAAAAACAAAGGGTGATAATAAGGTCAAGTTAATATATCAAGTGTTGAAAAAGCTGTGTACATAGCACCATGTAAATGTCATTACTTTATTTGCTAGTTAGTTCAGAGTAATGTTATTACTCACAACCCAAGACACCCTCACATACAAAGAAGTGAACAACTATGTCACCACCAGCCAATGCCATCGCATAaactaataaaagaaatgaatttCGTCCGAAATATGTAAACTATacatattcatcaatatgaCCGGCCAACAACAGTGTTGAGCATAAAATCAATTGTGTGGTGTGTATTATGTAAGTGTGTTCAGAAAGAgccaaaaccaaaaaagaagGGGGGGAAATCCATTTTGTTTATACCCTTCATATTTTATACCATTCATTTATTTACCCTGTAATTGTCCATCATTTGGCTTATTTGTATAATCATGGCAAACTCAAATTTGCACATGGAAATTTCCAGAAAAGTGTCATTctctttagtttcttcttctccttgtttttaagaaaataaaagaaaaggagtCCATTCTGCCACATATTTTAGTttctaagaaaagaaaaaggagtcTATTTCATGgactaaagaaattaattatgctgagagggagagaaaagacAGGTGCAGATAGAGAGAGTGATCTAGCCTCACCCTTATTCAGCCAATCACAAACTCTCATTATATTACTTTTGATTAACTCATCACAGTCCCACCCCACACATTCCTTATCCCCTCCTCCTTCCAAGCAAGCCTTTGAACCACcatatcaaaaaaaaaaaaaagaatccttCAAATCACATCACAACGCACACACTCTTCTTTTACCCTTTCTCTTATTCTTTCATGTTCCAAACTAAAATGGCAACTAACTCTCTCCATTACTCCATCCAACACCACCAATGTTCACTCACCAAACGCCACCACCCCTCAGACACCCCACCCCCCACATCACTTTTCCTCAAACCCCCTACACCCCCCATACACCACAACATCACTCTCTCGCACACTCCTTCAAACTCATATATCACCTATTCCATCTCTCAAACCACACCTTCCTCCACCACCTCCCAAACCACCCCGTCCTTCGACCTCCTCCGCCACCATCTCTCCACCAATAACTTTCAGCTGGCCGATGAGGAGACGCGTCGTCTCCTCATCGTGCTTGCTGGCGAAGCCGCACAGAAGCGCGGCTACGTCTTCTTCTCGGAGGTGAAGTTCATCTCCGAGAGCGCCCTCAGGGCCATCGACTCCCTCTGGAGGGAGCACAGCGGCGGCAAATTCGGGTACAGTGTGCAGAAGAAGCTACTGGAGAAGGCCAACGGAGACTTCACCAAGTTCTTCATCAAGCTTGGGTGGATGAAGAAGCTTGACACTGAGATGGAGCAATACAACTACAGGTCCTTCCCCACTGAGTTCATCTGGGAGCTCAATGATGACACCCCAGAGGGGCATTTGCCTCTCACAAACGCTCTCAGAGGGACACAGTTGCTTAATAACGTTCTCAAACACCCAGCTTTTGATGTAGTTGatgacaaagaagaagaagaagatggtgAGAACAAGGACAATGGGGCAATCACAGATAATGGTTCTTCGTCAAAGACATTGGGTCAGAGGATCTTCAAACCGGACTATAGCTTCTAAGTGCATAGAGGA
Above is a window of Glycine soja cultivar W05 chromosome 12, ASM419377v2, whole genome shotgun sequence DNA encoding:
- the LOC114380080 gene encoding tetrapyrrole-binding protein, chloroplastic-like — encoded protein: MFQTKMATNSLHYSIQHHQCSLTKRHHPSDTPPPTSLFLKPPTPPIHHNITLSHTPSNSYITYSISQTTPSSTTSQTTPSFDLLRHHLSTNNFQLADEETRRLLIVLAGEAAQKRGYVFFSEVKFISESALRAIDSLWREHSGGKFGYSVQKKLLEKANGDFTKFFIKLGWMKKLDTEMEQYNYRSFPTEFIWELNDDTPEGHLPLTNALRGTQLLNNVLKHPAFDVVDDKEEEEDGENKDNGAITDNGSSSKTLGQRIFKPDYSF